In Haloplanus rubicundus, one DNA window encodes the following:
- a CDS encoding helix-turn-helix domain-containing protein, which translates to MSTTQMISRAADRFDLPDDLTAADSKLVYLFVAVSDGATVDDLQTALDIKKISLFPVLDTLSERGLIERVEDEYVAAQAS; encoded by the coding sequence ATGAGCACGACACAGATGATCTCGCGCGCCGCCGACCGATTCGACCTGCCCGACGACCTCACTGCCGCCGACTCGAAGCTCGTCTACCTGTTCGTCGCCGTCTCCGACGGTGCGACGGTCGACGACCTGCAGACCGCGCTGGACATCAAGAAGATTTCGCTGTTCCCGGTTCTCGACACGCTCTCCGAGCGCGGCCTGATCGAGCGCGTCGAGGACGAGTACGTCGCCGCCCAGGCGTCGTAA
- a CDS encoding adenylyltransferase/cytidyltransferase family protein, whose protein sequence is MTTVVAQGTFDILHPGHVHYLSDAASMGDRLHVIVARSENVTHKPEPILSGRQRRAMVDALAVVDEAHLGHPEDIFVPIERIDPDVIALGYDQHHDEEGLQRALRDRGIDCEIRRATPLEAAEDVLPSTGRIIDRIVDRRC, encoded by the coding sequence ATGACGACGGTCGTCGCCCAGGGAACGTTCGACATTCTCCACCCCGGCCACGTCCACTACCTCTCCGACGCAGCGTCGATGGGTGACCGCCTCCACGTCATCGTCGCCCGCAGCGAGAACGTCACGCACAAACCCGAACCCATCCTCTCGGGGCGACAGCGCCGGGCGATGGTCGACGCCCTCGCCGTCGTCGACGAGGCCCACCTCGGCCACCCCGAGGACATCTTCGTCCCCATCGAACGCATCGACCCCGACGTCATCGCTCTGGGCTACGACCAACACCACGACGAGGAGGGTCTCCAGCGGGCGCTCCGCGACCGTGGCATCGACTGCGAGATTCGGCGAGCGACGCCGCTCGAGGCCGCCGAGGACGTACTCCCTTCGACGGGGCGGATCATCGATCGGATCGTCGACCGCCGGTGCTGA
- the coxB gene encoding cytochrome c oxidase subunit II encodes MKRSRLVLASLLSAVALSLAADPVVAQPSESAELIYGLNEKLLLVAVPITLLVEGILIYTVYRFKDADEAKPTKENRRLEITWTVATAIVLLFVGVASYGVLANENISFEQDEQEIAPEGDDVVVHMDAFQWGWQASYPQEDVQIASTAPTVVIPAGEDVYFNVTSSDVLHAFHVPELGLKQDAMPGQSNVIKTVALEEGTYQGYCAEFCGVAHSQMYFEIQVVSQDEYQQFLEEQQSDGSSGDLEADEDVVRAHDESLSQAPIRA; translated from the coding sequence ATGAAACGGTCGCGCCTCGTGCTGGCGTCGCTGCTCTCGGCGGTGGCTCTCTCCCTCGCCGCCGACCCCGTGGTCGCCCAGCCATCAGAGTCCGCAGAGCTGATTTATGGTCTGAACGAGAAACTGTTGCTCGTCGCCGTCCCGATCACCCTCCTCGTCGAAGGCATTCTGATCTACACGGTGTACCGGTTCAAGGACGCCGACGAAGCCAAGCCGACCAAGGAGAACCGCCGACTCGAAATCACGTGGACGGTGGCGACGGCCATCGTCCTCCTGTTCGTCGGCGTCGCCTCCTACGGCGTGCTCGCGAACGAGAACATCTCCTTCGAACAGGACGAACAGGAGATCGCCCCCGAAGGTGACGACGTGGTCGTCCACATGGACGCGTTCCAGTGGGGCTGGCAAGCGAGCTACCCACAGGAGGACGTGCAGATAGCGAGTACGGCCCCGACGGTGGTGATACCAGCCGGAGAAGACGTCTACTTCAACGTCACGTCGAGTGACGTGTTACACGCGTTCCACGTACCCGAACTCGGCCTGAAACAGGACGCCATGCCCGGCCAGTCGAACGTCATCAAGACCGTCGCCCTCGAAGAGGGGACGTATCAGGGCTACTGCGCCGAGTTCTGTGGCGTCGCCCACTCGCAGATGTACTTCGAGATTCAGGTCGTCTCGCAGGACGAGTACCAGCAGTTCCTCGAGGAACAGCAGAGCGACGGGTCGTCCGGTGACCTCGAAGCCGACGAGGACGTGGTCCGCGCCCACGACGAGTCGCTGTCGCAAGCACCGATTCGCGCCTGA
- a CDS encoding MaoC family dehydratase — translation MPERTTTSMSEVTDTWLQSQKHFSNSVEHFYNSMMAANRAMFPTFADGENGEDERQPASSPELTYSKAEWTFEHSDEGDGVVGVGDRIRFSKRLTEEEIQVFADASGDTNRLHLDSDFAEQTRFGRQIVHGTLVSGVISAALARLPGLTIYLSQDLQFLGPVDIGETVTAICEVVEDLGDGRYRLTTVVEDEDGETVIDGEAIVLIDEVPEDALDEVDA, via the coding sequence ATGCCGGAACGAACCACCACGTCGATGAGTGAAGTCACGGATACGTGGCTTCAGTCGCAGAAACACTTCTCGAACAGCGTCGAGCACTTCTACAACAGCATGATGGCGGCGAACCGGGCGATGTTCCCGACGTTCGCCGACGGCGAGAACGGCGAGGACGAACGTCAGCCCGCCTCGTCTCCCGAACTCACCTACTCCAAGGCGGAGTGGACGTTCGAACACTCCGACGAGGGCGACGGGGTGGTCGGCGTCGGCGACCGGATCCGATTCTCGAAGCGTCTCACCGAGGAGGAGATTCAGGTGTTCGCGGACGCCAGCGGCGACACGAACCGCCTGCACCTCGATTCCGACTTCGCCGAGCAGACCCGCTTCGGCCGACAGATCGTCCACGGAACGCTCGTCTCGGGCGTCATCAGCGCCGCGCTCGCGCGCCTGCCCGGGCTGACGATCTATCTCTCTCAGGACCTCCAGTTCCTCGGCCCCGTCGACATCGGCGAGACGGTCACCGCCATCTGTGAGGTCGTCGAGGACCTCGGCGACGGCCGCTACCGGCTGACGACCGTCGTCGAAGACGAGGACGGCGAGACGGTGATCGACGGCGAAGCCATCGTCCTCATCGACGAGGTGCCCGAGGACGCCCTCGACGAAGTCGACGCGTAG
- a CDS encoding OB-fold domain-containing protein, with translation MEAYRYPDGSITYPGHPIGPGGEEPVDTVDLSEYTAEVITWTTSTAAPPGVREPNTLAIVEFDVDGEPVRAIGGVTTGDEVEIGDEVRPVYVEELREPGAGIREPDSQEWDGYRFEPV, from the coding sequence ATGGAAGCGTACCGCTACCCCGACGGCAGTATCACGTACCCCGGCCATCCGATCGGGCCGGGTGGAGAGGAACCGGTCGACACGGTCGACCTCAGCGAGTACACCGCCGAGGTGATCACGTGGACGACGAGTACGGCGGCGCCGCCGGGCGTCCGCGAACCGAACACGCTCGCCATCGTCGAGTTCGACGTCGACGGCGAACCGGTTCGCGCCATCGGCGGCGTGACGACGGGCGACGAGGTGGAGATCGGCGACGAGGTGCGCCCGGTGTACGTTGAGGAACTCCGGGAGCCGGGTGCGGGCATCCGCGAACCCGACAGCCAGGAGTGGGACGGCTACCGGTTCGAACCGGTCTGA
- a CDS encoding thiolase domain-containing protein encodes MENVAIIGASMTQFGQRDGWVLDLLSEAGTACLDDAGVSPDAIDHLYVSNMASGEFEGQTGIMNAIAHDLAAMPAYTARIDQTSSSGGAGVKHAWQSVASGASDMTLLVGAEKMTHRTTPEATDVIASITHPVEYKHGVTLPSFAGLTARLYLDTYDAPRESLGKVAVKNHKHGVHNPHAQFQKEVDLDTVLESPIVADPLRLYDFCPITDGSAALMFCPESVAKEYTDDYVLVPGVGGATDTHVVHERADPTTMRGVVESSRIAYDMADMGPDDIDVAELHDMFTILEFLQSEDLGFFEKGDGWKAIEEGRTEMGGDMPINPSGGLKSKGHPLGASGVAQVYEIYEQLMGEAGKRQVGDADTGLACNVGGFGNCVITTLMEAN; translated from the coding sequence ATGGAGAACGTAGCGATCATCGGCGCGTCGATGACCCAGTTTGGCCAGCGGGACGGGTGGGTGCTGGACCTGCTCTCCGAAGCCGGAACGGCCTGTCTGGACGACGCGGGAGTGTCGCCGGACGCGATCGATCACCTCTACGTCTCGAACATGGCGAGCGGCGAGTTCGAGGGGCAGACGGGGATCATGAACGCCATCGCCCACGACCTCGCGGCGATGCCGGCGTACACCGCCCGCATCGACCAGACGAGTTCGAGCGGCGGTGCGGGCGTCAAACACGCCTGGCAGTCGGTCGCCTCCGGCGCCAGCGACATGACGCTGCTCGTGGGCGCGGAGAAGATGACCCACCGGACGACCCCGGAGGCGACGGACGTCATCGCCTCCATCACCCACCCCGTCGAGTACAAACACGGCGTGACGCTCCCGAGCTTCGCGGGGCTGACGGCGCGGCTGTATCTCGACACGTACGACGCGCCCCGGGAGAGCCTGGGGAAGGTGGCGGTGAAGAACCACAAACACGGGGTTCACAACCCACACGCCCAGTTCCAGAAGGAGGTCGACCTCGACACCGTCCTCGAGTCGCCCATCGTGGCCGACCCGCTTCGCCTGTACGACTTCTGCCCGATCACGGACGGGAGCGCGGCGCTCATGTTCTGTCCGGAGTCGGTCGCGAAGGAGTACACCGACGACTACGTCCTCGTCCCCGGCGTCGGCGGCGCGACGGACACCCACGTCGTCCACGAACGTGCGGACCCGACGACGATGCGCGGCGTCGTCGAGTCGAGCCGCATCGCCTACGACATGGCTGATATGGGCCCCGACGATATCGACGTGGCCGAACTCCACGACATGTTTACCATCCTCGAGTTCCTCCAGAGCGAGGACCTCGGCTTCTTCGAGAAGGGCGACGGCTGGAAGGCAATCGAGGAGGGGCGCACCGAGATGGGCGGCGACATGCCGATCAACCCCTCGGGCGGCCTGAAGTCGAAGGGCCACCCGCTGGGCGCCAGCGGCGTCGCACAGGTGTACGAAATCTACGAACAGCTGATGGGCGAGGCCGGCAAGCGACAGGTCGGCGACGCCGACACCGGTCTGGCGTGTAACGTCGGCGGCTTCGGCAACTGTGTCATCACTACCCTCATGGAGGCCAACTAA
- the phaC gene encoding class III poly(R)-hydroxyalkanoic acid synthase subunit PhaC, with amino-acid sequence MNPFTFPLDAQRDLWERAADDAESVGAIPEGLETMADVEVGATPSEVVYEENKLELHHYEPLVPAEERHDVPILFVYALINRPYILDLQSDRSVIRRMLEAGFDVYMIDWGEPSDLDTALSLHDYVNRYIDNCVDVVRERSGQDSINLMGYCMGGTMSVMYAALHPEKIRNLGLMAAGLCFDGTGGILEMWGDEDFFSPGAITETFGNVPAEFLDVGFALMDPVHNYVTKYGNLYDNIDDEDFVENFARMEKWLNDPIDVAGVAYREFLEDVYQENKLYRNELELNGERVDLDNITMPVIQVIGEYDHLIPPEASRPFNDVVGSDDTELKEFSTGHIGLSVSSSSHEHLWPAVAEWFAERSVVDDEDESVEVPIEETSDDADGDTVDAAVVEDVETTEADIPGTDLQELDGIGPAYASRLDEAGIGSVEELADAEPAIVAADTDIDEGRIRRWIDAANERAS; translated from the coding sequence ATGAATCCCTTTACCTTCCCGCTGGACGCCCAGCGTGACCTCTGGGAACGCGCGGCCGACGACGCGGAGTCCGTCGGCGCCATCCCCGAAGGATTGGAGACGATGGCCGACGTGGAAGTGGGGGCGACGCCGAGCGAGGTGGTCTACGAGGAGAACAAGCTCGAACTCCACCACTACGAACCGCTGGTGCCGGCGGAGGAGCGCCACGATGTGCCCATCCTGTTCGTCTACGCGCTCATCAACCGGCCGTACATCCTCGACCTCCAGTCGGATCGGAGCGTCATTCGCCGGATGCTCGAAGCCGGCTTCGACGTGTACATGATCGACTGGGGCGAGCCCTCGGACCTCGATACCGCCCTCTCGCTGCACGACTACGTCAACCGCTACATCGACAACTGCGTCGACGTGGTGCGCGAGCGTTCCGGTCAGGACTCGATCAACCTCATGGGCTACTGCATGGGCGGGACGATGAGCGTCATGTACGCCGCGCTCCATCCAGAGAAGATCCGCAATCTGGGTCTGATGGCGGCCGGCCTCTGTTTCGACGGCACCGGCGGCATCCTGGAGATGTGGGGCGACGAGGACTTCTTCAGTCCCGGCGCCATCACCGAGACGTTCGGCAACGTCCCCGCCGAGTTCCTCGACGTGGGCTTCGCCCTGATGGACCCCGTCCACAACTACGTCACGAAGTACGGCAACCTCTACGACAACATCGACGACGAGGACTTCGTGGAGAACTTCGCCCGGATGGAGAAGTGGCTCAACGACCCCATCGACGTGGCCGGGGTCGCCTACCGGGAGTTCCTCGAGGATGTCTACCAGGAGAACAAGCTCTACCGGAACGAACTCGAACTGAACGGCGAGCGGGTCGATCTGGACAACATCACGATGCCCGTGATCCAGGTGATCGGCGAGTACGACCATCTCATCCCGCCGGAGGCGAGCCGGCCGTTCAACGACGTCGTCGGCAGCGACGACACCGAACTCAAGGAGTTCTCGACGGGTCACATCGGTCTCTCGGTGTCGAGTTCCAGCCACGAACACCTCTGGCCCGCCGTGGCTGAGTGGTTCGCCGAGCGGTCCGTCGTCGACGACGAGGACGAGTCCGTCGAGGTGCCCATCGAGGAGACGAGCGACGATGCGGACGGCGATACCGTCGATGCCGCCGTCGTCGAGGACGTCGAGACGACAGAAGCCGACATCCCCGGGACCGATCTACAGGAACTCGACGGCATCGGCCCCGCGTACGCGTCGCGCCTCGACGAGGCCGGCATCGGCTCCGTGGAAGAACTCGCGGACGCGGAACCGGCCATCGTCGCGGCCGACACCGACATCGACGAGGGCCGCATCCGACGGTGGATCGACGCCGCGAACGAACGCGCGTCGTAA
- a CDS encoding heme o synthase has translation MGVYLLLLVGTTIAVTDAVETCAAWPACGDGLTLPTTAAGALVVGHRLAAVVVGLLVLAAGIAAWRTDSRRRVRAALGISLVCYPVQAALGAVVATTGAAGLLPAAHLVVGMVIFGGLVAALAWTLEAETGDPSDGPVTDPDTLSPPEAPVEPAERPSLPDDPVARVRTVAGAYFRLTKPRLMWLLCLVASAGMGLAAGTGLSARTVVLTLLGGVLSIGASGTFNHVLERDVDRRMSRTSDRPLATDVVSVRNALAFGALLTVGSLVAFAAVNWLVAVLGLVAIVFYSVIYTLVLKPNTVQNTVLGGAAGALPALIGWAAVTGEVGLGGLVLAAVIFLWTPAHFYNLALAYKDDYARGGFPMMPVVRGETETRKHILWWLGATFVGAGVLATWSALGWLYVATAVVLGAAFLWAVVRLHVDRTESAAFRAFHASNAYLGALLLAVVVDTLVI, from the coding sequence ATGGGCGTCTACCTGCTCTTGCTCGTCGGGACGACGATTGCCGTGACCGACGCGGTCGAGACGTGCGCCGCGTGGCCGGCCTGTGGCGACGGCCTGACGCTCCCGACGACCGCCGCGGGCGCCCTCGTCGTCGGCCACCGCCTCGCCGCCGTCGTCGTCGGCCTCCTCGTCCTCGCCGCCGGCATCGCCGCGTGGCGGACCGACTCGCGCCGCCGCGTCCGTGCCGCCCTCGGTATCTCGCTCGTCTGTTACCCCGTGCAGGCCGCCCTCGGCGCCGTCGTCGCCACCACCGGCGCGGCCGGGCTCCTCCCCGCCGCCCACTTGGTCGTGGGCATGGTCATCTTCGGCGGCCTCGTCGCCGCCCTCGCGTGGACGCTCGAAGCCGAGACGGGCGACCCGTCGGACGGCCCCGTCACGGACCCCGACACGCTCTCGCCGCCCGAGGCGCCCGTCGAACCCGCCGAGCGGCCGTCCCTGCCCGACGACCCCGTCGCTCGGGTCCGTACCGTCGCCGGGGCGTATTTCCGGCTCACGAAGCCACGGCTGATGTGGCTGCTCTGTCTCGTCGCCTCCGCGGGGATGGGGCTGGCCGCGGGGACCGGACTCTCGGCGCGGACGGTGGTGCTCACGCTCCTCGGCGGCGTCCTCTCCATCGGCGCGAGCGGCACGTTCAACCACGTCCTCGAACGCGACGTGGACCGCCGGATGTCGCGGACGAGTGACCGCCCGCTCGCGACGGACGTGGTGTCGGTGCGCAACGCCCTCGCCTTCGGCGCCCTGTTGACCGTGGGGTCGCTCGTGGCCTTCGCCGCCGTCAACTGGCTGGTCGCCGTCCTCGGCCTCGTCGCCATCGTCTTCTACAGCGTGATCTACACGCTCGTGTTGAAGCCGAACACGGTCCAGAACACGGTTCTCGGCGGCGCCGCGGGCGCGCTCCCGGCGCTGATCGGCTGGGCGGCGGTGACGGGCGAGGTGGGTCTCGGGGGCCTCGTGCTCGCGGCGGTCATCTTCCTCTGGACGCCCGCGCACTTCTACAACCTCGCGCTCGCGTACAAGGACGACTACGCCCGGGGCGGCTTCCCGATGATGCCCGTCGTGCGCGGCGAGACGGAGACCCGGAAGCACATCCTCTGGTGGCTCGGCGCGACGTTCGTCGGCGCGGGCGTGCTGGCGACCTGGAGCGCGCTCGGCTGGCTCTACGTGGCCACGGCCGTCGTCCTCGGGGCGGCGTTCCTGTGGGCCGTCGTCCGCCTGCACGTGGACCGGACCGAATCCGCCGCGTTCCGGGCGTTCCACGCCTCGAACGCCTACCTCGGCGCGCTCCTCCTCGCGGTGGTCGTCGACACCTTGGTGATCTGA
- a CDS encoding DHH family phosphoesterase, with translation MTAGTAGDSGTDAGENSRPIVYDLAPDCTADDIDVGDHYHAVVNGVVAYGVFVDVSDDVSGLVHESNLIGNYDVGDRLLVRLDEVRENGDVAFVEADLDDYRTVAVDHQPTVTSIDALETGETVTVEATVSQIKQTAGPTVFRCRDATGIVACTAFEDAGVRAYPEVELDDAVRIAGTVEEHEGSPQIEVESLTRLTDETAEEVRERVDAGLDERAEPHDVDPLVEWDAFEKLRSDLHAVAKQLRRTVLEGRPIRVRHHADGDGMCASLPVQVALERFIRAVHDDDDAPRHLIKRLPSKAPYYEMEDVTRDLNFALEGRERHGQKLPLLLMLDNGSTEEDVPAYENLAHYDVPIVVVDHHHPDPDAVDHLLDAHVNPYLVDEDYRITTGMMCVELARMIDPEMTDELRHVPAVAGLADRSKAEAMSDFVDLADAEGYGREDLVRIGEALDYAAHWLRYSEGKTLVSDVLNVDCDDEHRHDELVDFLADRAERDIDRQLAALDPHVEHERLDNDAHLYRVDLDDFAHRFTYPAPGKTTGNLHDRKVEETGDPVITIGYGPDFAVLRSDGVRLDIPEMVAELDEEVVGGGVSGGGHLVVGSIKFVKGMRSEVIDALVEKMADAELDEALSSATALDHGDD, from the coding sequence ATGACCGCAGGGACTGCCGGGGATTCCGGCACCGACGCGGGCGAGAATTCTCGTCCCATCGTCTACGATCTCGCGCCCGACTGCACGGCCGACGACATCGACGTCGGCGACCACTACCACGCCGTCGTCAACGGCGTCGTCGCCTACGGCGTCTTCGTCGACGTCTCGGACGACGTCTCCGGCCTCGTCCACGAGTCGAACCTGATCGGCAACTACGACGTCGGCGACCGACTGCTCGTTCGCCTCGACGAGGTGCGTGAGAACGGCGACGTCGCCTTCGTCGAAGCGGACCTCGACGACTACCGGACGGTCGCGGTCGACCACCAGCCGACGGTGACGTCCATCGACGCCCTCGAAACCGGCGAGACGGTCACCGTCGAGGCGACGGTCAGTCAGATCAAACAGACCGCCGGGCCGACGGTCTTCCGGTGTCGCGACGCCACCGGTATCGTCGCCTGTACCGCGTTCGAGGACGCGGGCGTACGCGCCTACCCCGAGGTGGAACTCGACGACGCCGTCCGCATCGCGGGCACGGTGGAGGAACACGAGGGGAGCCCACAGATCGAAGTGGAGTCGCTCACGCGTCTGACCGACGAGACGGCCGAGGAAGTGCGGGAACGCGTCGACGCGGGGCTCGACGAGCGCGCCGAACCCCACGACGTCGACCCGCTGGTCGAGTGGGACGCCTTCGAGAAACTGCGATCCGACCTCCACGCCGTGGCCAAGCAACTCCGCCGCACGGTCCTCGAGGGGCGCCCGATCCGCGTCCGTCACCACGCCGACGGCGACGGCATGTGTGCCTCCCTCCCCGTGCAGGTGGCGCTCGAACGCTTCATTCGAGCCGTGCACGACGACGACGACGCGCCCCGCCACCTCATCAAGCGCCTGCCGAGCAAGGCGCCGTACTACGAGATGGAGGACGTGACCCGTGACCTCAACTTCGCGCTCGAAGGGCGAGAGCGCCACGGGCAGAAACTCCCGCTCCTGCTCATGCTCGACAACGGGAGCACCGAGGAGGACGTGCCCGCCTACGAGAACCTCGCGCACTACGACGTGCCCATCGTCGTCGTCGACCACCACCACCCCGACCCCGACGCGGTGGATCACCTGCTCGACGCGCACGTCAATCCCTACCTCGTCGACGAGGACTACCGCATCACGACGGGCATGATGTGTGTCGAACTCGCACGGATGATCGACCCCGAGATGACCGACGAACTCCGACACGTCCCCGCCGTGGCGGGACTCGCCGACCGCTCGAAGGCCGAGGCGATGAGTGACTTCGTCGACCTGGCGGACGCCGAGGGGTACGGCCGCGAGGACCTCGTCCGCATCGGCGAGGCGCTCGACTACGCCGCCCACTGGCTCCGCTACAGCGAGGGCAAGACGCTCGTGAGCGACGTGCTCAACGTCGACTGCGACGACGAGCACCGCCACGACGAACTGGTCGACTTCCTCGCGGACCGCGCGGAGCGCGACATCGACCGCCAGCTCGCCGCGCTCGACCCCCACGTCGAACACGAGCGACTCGACAACGACGCCCACCTCTACCGGGTCGACCTCGACGACTTCGCACACCGCTTCACCTACCCCGCCCCCGGCAAGACGACCGGCAACCTCCACGACCGGAAGGTCGAGGAGACGGGCGACCCCGTCATCACCATCGGCTACGGCCCCGACTTCGCCGTGCTCCGCTCCGACGGCGTCCGCCTCGACATCCCCGAGATGGTCGCGGAACTCGACGAGGAAGTCGTCGGCGGCGGCGTCTCCGGCGGCGGCCACCTCGTAGTCGGCTCGATCAAGTTCGTGAAGGGCATGCGAAGCGAAGTGATCGACGCGCTCGTCGAGAAGATGGCCGACGCGGAACTGGACGAAGCGCTATCGAGCGCGACGGCGCTGGATCACGGCGACGACTGA
- a CDS encoding poly(R)-hydroxyalkanoic acid synthase subunit PhaE yields MTNEASGTFDGQMDAFLERMTETYMNALDRNLDAQSAFLESWMDSMEDNLSEERIQEGYEGSMRAYEAWMDAAETSFERMGSAFQGEDVEPEEFRDIWLSSANEAFKEMMTTTAFAAATGQTVEEAMNMRQNIDEASEETLHALNFATVGDVREVGERLVELERRQHSIEQKLDQVLEQL; encoded by the coding sequence ATGACCAACGAAGCCAGCGGTACGTTCGACGGACAGATGGACGCGTTCCTGGAACGCATGACAGAGACGTATATGAACGCCCTCGACCGGAACCTCGACGCCCAGTCGGCCTTCCTCGAGTCCTGGATGGATTCGATGGAGGACAACCTCTCCGAGGAGCGCATCCAGGAGGGGTACGAGGGGTCGATGCGCGCCTACGAGGCGTGGATGGACGCGGCCGAAACCTCCTTCGAGCGCATGGGCAGCGCCTTCCAAGGCGAGGACGTCGAGCCCGAGGAGTTCCGTGACATCTGGCTCTCCTCGGCCAACGAGGCGTTCAAGGAGATGATGACCACCACCGCGTTCGCGGCGGCGACCGGCCAGACCGTCGAGGAGGCGATGAACATGCGTCAGAACATCGACGAAGCCTCCGAGGAGACGCTCCACGCGCTCAACTTCGCCACCGTCGGCGACGTGCGCGAGGTGGGCGAACGGCTCGTCGAACTCGAACGCCGGCAACACTCGATCGAGCAGAAGCTCGATCAGGTGCTCGAACAGCTATGA
- a CDS encoding AbrB/MazE/SpoVT family DNA-binding domain-containing protein, whose translation MTQDEDGGAPTWPGMPFAQQFQDASEDAVEQQMKLFKQFMSAGAGSGFDGFSQLGAMSMGTAMFKTRVQSGGRISIPDAERETLDIEDGDIVQTIVIPVKRNSE comes from the coding sequence ATGACGCAAGACGAGGACGGTGGCGCGCCGACGTGGCCGGGAATGCCCTTTGCCCAGCAGTTTCAGGACGCGAGCGAAGACGCCGTCGAACAGCAAATGAAGCTGTTCAAGCAGTTCATGTCGGCGGGCGCCGGGAGCGGATTCGACGGGTTCTCGCAGCTCGGCGCGATGAGTATGGGCACGGCCATGTTCAAGACCCGCGTGCAGAGCGGGGGTCGCATCAGCATTCCCGATGCCGAGCGCGAGACGCTCGACATCGAGGACGGCGACATCGTCCAGACAATCGTCATCCCCGTCAAACGAAATTCGGAGTAA
- a CDS encoding DUF7547 family protein: MSSRDDEELAVLLADLERTLTELRAAVDEDVRGGRPPRRRPPTPGEILRFTEEYTLPTVIALLEATVQSLELLRAVLRLAGPASNAGELRDRLESRRGPETAALRDALADLRDALTGADLPEDSAARSVLTDARALTAEIDERLDEVGDDRRRERGADRERAPSGRGVAIDVEEEGDDAVDVDAELESIKREVTEESGDGTDDSVK; the protein is encoded by the coding sequence ATGTCGAGCCGAGACGACGAGGAACTGGCGGTCCTGCTGGCCGACCTCGAACGAACGCTGACCGAGCTGCGGGCGGCGGTCGACGAGGACGTTCGGGGTGGCCGACCGCCCCGTCGGCGCCCGCCGACGCCCGGCGAGATTCTCCGGTTCACCGAGGAGTACACCCTTCCGACGGTCATCGCACTGCTCGAAGCGACGGTGCAGTCGCTGGAGCTCCTGCGGGCGGTGCTTCGCCTCGCCGGACCGGCGTCGAACGCCGGCGAACTCCGTGATCGGCTGGAGTCACGCCGCGGCCCCGAGACGGCGGCGCTTCGCGACGCCCTGGCCGACCTGCGCGACGCGCTGACGGGTGCGGACCTGCCCGAGGACTCGGCGGCCAGATCGGTCCTGACCGACGCACGGGCGTTGACCGCGGAGATAGACGAGCGCCTCGACGAGGTGGGGGACGACCGGCGTCGGGAGCGGGGCGCGGACCGAGAGCGGGCGCCGTCCGGACGGGGCGTCGCCATCGACGTCGAGGAGGAAGGGGACGACGCCGTCGACGTGGACGCGGAACTGGAATCGATCAAGCGGGAAGTGACCGAGGAGTCCGGAGACGGCACGGACGACTCGGTGAAGTAA